In Hymenobacter sublimis, a single genomic region encodes these proteins:
- a CDS encoding DUF6960 family protein, whose translation MPRPKPVIYGLYSWTPEFGLSYLHPANRRSFEWLEPLGKVFEKIDETEDWILLRYDEQQFKVSRDLFRELYGKPPFSFGDVVGEVQPEPGRPPHQGLISDVFYNEATDTFRFQLVEKKRKLKRIFEAEELRLA comes from the coding sequence GTGCCTCGTCCTAAACCTGTTATTTACGGCCTGTACTCTTGGACTCCCGAGTTCGGCCTGAGCTACCTGCATCCGGCCAACCGCCGCTCGTTTGAGTGGCTGGAGCCCCTGGGCAAAGTCTTCGAAAAGATTGATGAAACCGAAGACTGGATTTTGCTGCGCTACGATGAGCAGCAGTTTAAAGTCAGCCGCGACCTATTCCGGGAGCTGTACGGCAAGCCACCCTTCAGCTTCGGCGACGTGGTAGGCGAAGTGCAGCCCGAACCGGGCCGGCCGCCCCACCAGGGCCTTATTTCTGACGTGTTTTACAATGAAGCCACCGATACCTTCCGGTTTCAGCTAGTAGAAAAGAAGCGCAAACTCAAGCGCATCTTCGAAGCCGAAGAATTGCGCTTGGCCTGA
- a CDS encoding YfcC family protein: MKTIRFPHPLVLLVGFILLACLLSYLLPAGVFERHTDTVTGREVVVAGSYHRVAPTPVSPLQALVDIPKGLVDAASVIFLVFLAGGAFTVVDLTGALRRGVDWLLLKFQGREAVVIPIISVLFATMGALENMQEEIVPLVPVLLILMRRIGYPTVTAAAVSIGSAAVGAAFSPLNPFQVGIAQKLAQLPLLSGGGFRLAFLLLALTIWIAGTVRYALRHRVQPETADATTPGTLAAGRNHGLVLLLLFSGFAFFAYGVLQLGWEFEQMAALFFTLGVVAGLVGGLGLTGTAEGFIAGFRDIAFSALLIGFARAIFVVLEQGQIVDTIVNGLSAPLAGLPAWTAALGMMGVHTALHLPVPSVSGQAVLTMPLLVPLSDLIGLSRQVTVLAYQYGAGLCELITPTNGALMAIVAACGVRFDEWWRFAFPLYLALVVLAAVAIIAGIVVGL; encoded by the coding sequence ATGAAAACGATTCGCTTTCCGCATCCGCTGGTTTTGCTGGTGGGGTTTATTTTGCTGGCGTGCCTGCTGAGCTACCTCTTGCCCGCGGGCGTATTTGAGCGCCATACTGATACCGTGACGGGCCGGGAGGTAGTGGTGGCCGGCTCCTACCACCGGGTGGCCCCTACCCCCGTCAGCCCCCTGCAGGCGCTGGTGGATATTCCGAAGGGCCTGGTAGATGCGGCTTCCGTGATTTTCCTGGTGTTTCTGGCCGGCGGGGCTTTTACCGTCGTCGACCTGACGGGCGCCCTGCGCCGGGGCGTCGATTGGCTGCTGCTGAAGTTTCAGGGGCGCGAGGCCGTAGTAATTCCCATTATTTCGGTGCTGTTTGCCACCATGGGGGCCCTGGAAAACATGCAGGAAGAAATTGTGCCCCTAGTGCCCGTCCTACTGATTTTGATGCGCCGCATTGGCTACCCCACCGTTACGGCCGCCGCCGTTAGTATTGGCTCGGCGGCGGTGGGGGCGGCCTTCAGCCCTCTGAACCCATTTCAGGTGGGCATTGCCCAGAAGCTGGCCCAACTGCCCCTGCTTTCCGGCGGCGGCTTCCGCCTGGCATTCCTGCTACTGGCCCTCACCATCTGGATAGCCGGCACCGTGCGCTACGCCCTGCGCCACCGGGTGCAACCGGAAACTGCCGATGCCACCACCCCCGGCACGCTGGCCGCCGGGCGCAACCATGGCTTAGTATTACTGCTGCTATTCAGCGGGTTTGCCTTCTTTGCCTACGGGGTGCTGCAGCTGGGCTGGGAGTTTGAGCAGATGGCAGCTTTGTTCTTCACGCTGGGGGTAGTGGCAGGCCTGGTAGGCGGGCTGGGCCTAACGGGCACGGCCGAAGGCTTCATTGCCGGCTTCCGCGACATTGCGTTTTCTGCCCTGCTCATTGGGTTTGCCCGGGCCATTTTTGTGGTGCTAGAGCAGGGCCAGATTGTGGATACCATTGTCAACGGCCTGTCGGCGCCGCTAGCGGGCTTACCGGCCTGGACGGCGGCCCTGGGCATGATGGGCGTGCACACGGCCCTGCACCTGCCCGTGCCCAGCGTTAGTGGCCAGGCCGTGCTCACCATGCCCCTGCTCGTGCCCCTCTCCGACCTCATCGGCCTCTCGCGCCAGGTAACGGTGCTGGCCTACCAGTACGGTGCCGGCCTCTGCGAGCTGATAACGCCCACCAACGGTGCCCTCATGGCCATTGTGGCGGCCTGCGGCGTGCGGTTTGACGAGTGGTGGCGCTTTGCCTTCCCGCTATACTTGGCGCTGGTAGTGCTAGCCGCCGTGGCCATTATCGCCGGTATTGTGGTGGGTCTGTAA
- a CDS encoding DUF421 domain-containing protein yields the protein MKKEDIHLSDWNRILFGDAPVAFTLEVVVRTVLIYFIFLLIMRLMGKRMNAQLTITELAVMVTLGAIVAVPMQIPNRGLLPAVALLLLVLFLQRGLNWLAVKRRKVEVVLQGDVTILAKNGVLQIDKLRQERVSHEQLFAQLRAEKVTHLGQVKRVYMEADGSFSVFKRTPPVPGLTVLPEQDDRLRRTQPPAPDQKTCNYCGYLATPTDHAGNRCPNCGQQQWVAAVQ from the coding sequence ATGAAGAAAGAAGACATCCACCTCAGCGACTGGAACCGCATCCTGTTCGGCGATGCACCCGTGGCCTTTACCCTGGAAGTGGTGGTGCGCACCGTGCTCATCTACTTCATTTTCCTGCTGATTATGCGCCTGATGGGCAAGCGCATGAATGCCCAACTAACCATAACTGAGCTGGCCGTAATGGTTACGCTCGGCGCCATTGTGGCCGTACCCATGCAGATTCCGAACCGGGGCCTGCTCCCGGCTGTGGCCTTGCTGCTGCTGGTGCTGTTTCTGCAGCGGGGCCTCAACTGGTTGGCCGTTAAACGGCGAAAAGTAGAGGTAGTACTGCAGGGCGACGTAACCATTCTGGCTAAGAACGGGGTGCTCCAAATTGATAAGCTCCGGCAGGAACGGGTTTCGCACGAGCAGCTTTTTGCCCAGCTGCGGGCCGAAAAAGTTACCCATCTGGGGCAGGTAAAGCGGGTATATATGGAGGCCGACGGCTCCTTCAGCGTTTTCAAGCGCACCCCGCCCGTGCCCGGCCTTACGGTGCTACCCGAGCAGGACGACCGGCTTCGCCGCACCCAGCCCCCGGCGCCTGACCAAAAAACCTGCAACTACTGCGGCTACTTGGCTACCCCCACCGACCACGCCGGTAACCGCTGCCCCAACTGCGGACAGCAGCAGTGGGTAGCGGCCGTGCAGTAA
- a CDS encoding alpha-amylase family glycosyl hydrolase — MPKTDLLPVAVLPAGMGALPHEHGTTFRVWAPAATAVALVGPFNQWDATTHPLNPEAEGYWAADFADLAPGTEYKFHLTTPTGALVRNDPYAREVTHSAGNSVVPDPDFDWENDQFQMPAWNELVVYELHIGTFHAPDPTRPGTFLDAIDKLDHLQELGINAVEVMPATEFPGSLSWGYNPAHPFAIETDYGGAVAFKEFIKQAHRRGIAVILDVVYNHFGPGDLDLWQFDGWSENDGGGIYFYNDWRAETPWGHNRPDYGRDAVRRYIRDNALMWLEEYRVDGLRCDAIAHIRNVDGTTDASRDLPEGWSLMRWINEEIRAVMPWKITIAEDLLGNEYITRAPEEDGQGFSAQWDAGFVYPIRDALTTPHDADRNMHAVAEAVSNVYNGDAFQRVVYTESHDEVANGKARVTEEIMPGNAASWFPKKRSTLGAALVFTVPGIPMIFQGQNMLADGSFSDDQPLDWSRAETHAGLVRLYQDLIRLRRNLNGNTRGLLGQRVDISHLNNEDKILAYIRRDQGGPGDTTVVLCNFADRSHPAYTIGLPRAGRWRVRFNSDWQGYDQEFGNFESVDTEAEYGVYDDQPFHGTFGLAPYSVLILSQEPE; from the coding sequence ATGCCTAAAACTGACCTTCTCCCCGTCGCCGTGCTGCCAGCCGGCATGGGCGCTCTTCCGCACGAACACGGCACCACCTTCCGCGTGTGGGCCCCGGCGGCTACGGCCGTAGCCCTGGTGGGCCCCTTCAATCAGTGGGATGCCACTACCCACCCGCTCAACCCCGAAGCCGAGGGCTACTGGGCCGCCGACTTTGCGGACCTTGCCCCGGGCACTGAATACAAATTTCACCTCACCACGCCCACCGGCGCGCTAGTTCGCAACGACCCCTACGCCCGCGAAGTCACCCATTCGGCCGGTAACTCCGTGGTGCCAGACCCCGATTTCGACTGGGAAAACGACCAGTTCCAGATGCCCGCCTGGAATGAGTTGGTGGTTTATGAGCTGCATATCGGGACCTTTCACGCTCCTGACCCCACCCGGCCCGGCACTTTCCTGGACGCCATTGACAAGCTGGACCACTTGCAGGAACTGGGCATAAATGCCGTGGAGGTAATGCCGGCCACCGAGTTTCCGGGCAGCTTGTCCTGGGGCTACAACCCGGCCCACCCCTTCGCCATTGAAACCGACTACGGCGGGGCCGTGGCCTTCAAGGAGTTTATCAAGCAGGCCCACCGCCGCGGCATTGCCGTTATTTTGGACGTGGTGTACAATCACTTTGGCCCCGGCGACTTAGACTTGTGGCAGTTTGACGGCTGGAGCGAAAACGACGGTGGCGGCATCTACTTTTATAACGACTGGCGCGCCGAAACGCCCTGGGGCCACAACCGCCCCGACTACGGCCGCGACGCCGTGCGCCGCTACATCCGCGACAACGCCCTGATGTGGCTGGAAGAGTACCGCGTGGACGGGCTGCGCTGCGACGCCATTGCCCACATCCGCAACGTGGATGGCACCACCGACGCCTCCCGCGACTTGCCCGAAGGGTGGAGTTTGATGCGTTGGATCAATGAGGAAATCCGGGCCGTGATGCCCTGGAAGATTACCATTGCCGAGGACTTGCTGGGCAACGAGTACATTACCCGGGCGCCGGAGGAGGATGGGCAAGGCTTTTCGGCCCAGTGGGACGCGGGCTTCGTCTACCCCATTCGCGACGCGCTAACTACCCCGCACGATGCCGACCGCAACATGCACGCCGTGGCCGAAGCCGTGAGTAACGTCTATAATGGCGACGCTTTCCAGCGGGTCGTTTATACTGAGTCGCACGATGAGGTAGCCAATGGCAAGGCGCGCGTGACGGAGGAAATCATGCCGGGCAACGCCGCGTCCTGGTTTCCAAAGAAGCGCTCTACCCTGGGCGCGGCGCTGGTATTCACGGTTCCGGGAATTCCCATGATTTTTCAGGGCCAGAACATGCTGGCCGACGGCTCTTTCTCCGATGATCAGCCCCTGGACTGGAGCCGGGCCGAAACGCACGCCGGCTTGGTGCGCCTCTACCAGGACCTGATTCGGCTGCGGCGGAACCTGAACGGCAATACCCGGGGCCTGCTGGGCCAGCGCGTGGATATATCTCACCTCAATAATGAGGATAAGATTCTGGCTTACATCCGCCGCGACCAAGGCGGCCCCGGCGACACCACCGTGGTGCTCTGCAACTTCGCCGACCGTTCTCACCCCGCTTACACCATTGGCTTACCGCGCGCGGGCCGGTGGCGCGTGCGCTTCAACTCCGACTGGCAAGGCTACGACCAGGAGTTCGGCAACTTTGAGAGCGTGGATACCGAGGCCGAATACGGGGTATATGACGACCAGCCCTTCCACGGTACGTTCGGGCTGGCGCCGTACTCAGTGCTAATCCTTTCCCAGGAGCCGGAGTAG
- a CDS encoding DUF421 domain-containing protein, whose translation MKPEDFHLFDPLRFFLGDVPWSFLLETLLRGAFLYGLLLLAMRLMGKRMGAQLSRNEMAALVSLAAAIGVPIQAPDRGLVPPLCITLLIVLGQRYIAAQTLHSKKFEEASQDDIAIMVEDGCLNLDKMREVVLPQERLFAQLRSSSIDQLGEVKRLYMEANGDFTLLRQEPPQPGLTLIPDWDEEYIQQQKKAPGTFACLRCGHLERNQSAEPNHACPRCQQNRWTTAVTSA comes from the coding sequence ATGAAACCCGAGGATTTTCATTTGTTTGACCCGCTGCGGTTCTTTCTAGGCGATGTGCCGTGGAGTTTTCTGCTGGAAACCCTCTTGCGCGGGGCCTTTCTCTACGGCTTGCTGCTGCTGGCTATGCGCCTCATGGGTAAGCGCATGGGCGCTCAGCTCAGTCGCAACGAAATGGCCGCCCTGGTTTCTCTAGCTGCTGCCATTGGGGTACCCATTCAAGCCCCCGACCGGGGGCTGGTGCCACCCCTGTGCATCACCCTGCTTATTGTGCTGGGCCAACGCTACATTGCCGCCCAAACGCTACACAGCAAAAAGTTCGAGGAGGCATCGCAGGACGATATTGCCATTATGGTGGAAGATGGCTGCCTGAACCTGGACAAGATGCGAGAGGTAGTACTACCCCAGGAGCGGCTATTTGCCCAGCTTCGCTCTTCCAGCATCGATCAGCTTGGTGAGGTGAAACGGCTCTACATGGAAGCCAACGGCGACTTTACCTTGCTGCGCCAGGAACCGCCCCAGCCCGGCCTTACCCTAATTCCGGATTGGGATGAGGAGTACATTCAGCAGCAAAAGAAAGCGCCCGGCACCTTCGCCTGCCTGCGTTGCGGCCACCTGGAGCGCAACCAGTCCGCGGAGCCAAACCACGCCTGCCCGCGCTGCCAGCAAAACCGCTGGACTACCGCCGTCACCTCAGCCTAA